Proteins from a single region of Parambassis ranga chromosome 16, fParRan2.1, whole genome shotgun sequence:
- the LOC114448408 gene encoding sialic acid-binding Ig-like lectin 14, with translation MFLLIWTTVFLSGISADTGASVWGQQHCPQQGYCVTLSEGELTAEAGLCVVIPCSVTTIFTPRHVIWSKCKTAEETLWDSNRIFHTNKSQSVQSEFRGRVSLLEPDVSQRNCSIMINDLRESDSGFYQLRVEGSKQSEAFTFASKAAVTVKGLSQKPTVVIPPLTAGQQTTLTCTAPGLCSGSAPKFTWSWRGKTTAYKSEETQRHTSALTFNPLPKHHSTSVTCTVSFRGDITTEETQTVNVSYVKEVQITGSRNVTEGETLSLTCSVESFPPSLITWAKMSESDLQEDTDTFTQDQRTGALSIYNVTAEDSGQYVCTATHLNKTHKMRNVTVTVICEYTTLCF, from the exons ATGTTTCTTCTCATTTGGACGACTGTGTTCCTGTCTGGGATCAGTGCTGACACAG GTGCTTCAGTTTGGGGACAACAGCACTGTCCACAGCAAGGATACTGTGTCACTCTCAGTGAGGGAGAACTAACAGCAGAGGCTGGACTCTGTGTTGTGATACCGTGTTCTGTCACCACCATCTTTACACCCAGACATGTCATTTGGTCCAAATGTAAAACAGCTGAAGAAACATTATGGGATTCTAACAGAATATTTCACACCAACAAGAGTCAATCAGTTCAGTCTGAGTTCAGAGGTCGAGTGTCACTTTTGGAGCCTGATGTGAGTCAGAGAAACTGCAGCATCATGATTAATGATCTCAGAGAGTCTGATTCTGGATTTTATCAGCTCAGAGTTGAAGGttccaaacagagtgaagcgtTTACCTTTGcttcaaaagcagctgtcactgtTAAAG GTCTGAGTCAGAAGCCCACAGTGGTGATTcctccactgacagcaggacagcagaccACCCTGACCTGCACTGCTCCTGGTCTCTGCTCTGGATCTGCTCCTAAATTCACCTGGTCATGGAGAGGAAAAACCACTGCCTATAAGagtgaagagacacagagacacacctcggctttgacctttaaccctttacctAAACACCACAGCACCAGTGTCACCTGTACGGTCAGCTTCAGAGGTGACATAACTACAGAGGAGACTCAGACTGTGAACGTGAGCT ATGTGAAGGAAGTTCAAATCACAGGGAGCAGAAACGTGACTGAGGGTGAGACTCTgagtctgacctgcagtgtTGAAAGTTTCCCTCCATCACTCATCACATGGGCTAAAATGTCTGAAAGTGATCTGCAGGAAGACACTGACACCTTCACACAGGACCAAAGAACAGGAGCTTTGTCCATCTATAATGTGACTGCAGAAGATTCTGGACAGTACGTGTGCACAGCTACACACCTGAACAAGACCCACAAGATGAGAAACGTCACTGTAACAGTGATATGTGAGTACACAACCCTCTGCTTTTAA
- the LOC114448409 gene encoding sialic acid-binding Ig-like lectin 11: MRNVTVTVIYIRKPQISGSTAVNEGDVLSLTCSAESFPPSVIMWTKLSSNTTLHNGTGSATLVIPNVTAEHSGQYICTANHLNTTLTERVTVTMTWITEIQTGSVCELQSDVLTCWCVSEGFPLPTFKWPLLQDHTQYSVVTSVSKQTVNSTVTVRNHGNTAVECVASNENREVKANLTIQTKLPEAGKSEEIFQTASRLEVIIAFLIGVVLSAVVCCLAIKCHRNKQKKSENVDETMEMIIPQGNMLVHENGAVDRGTTDTELNSGPKDVEYASIDFSLLKRMRPSEVARRKQESTETEYSEVKRQVREEKKEDAGEEGETLERKEEEVMVEEDEETRHYVSEEENRGDEAVYSNVKEIMYNKDCVDRCDGLMMERHCD; this comes from the exons ATGAGAAACGTCACTGTAACAGTGATAT ACATCAGGAAACCTCAGATCAGCGGCTCTACAGCTGTTAATGAGGGAGATGTTCTGAGTCTGACCTGCAGTGCTGAAAGTTTCCCTCCATCAGTTATTATGTGGACTAAACTTAGTTCTAACACAACCCTGCACAACGGCACTGGATCAGCTACACTAGTCATCCCtaatgtgacagcagagcatTCAGGACAGTACATCTGCACAGCAAACCATCTGAACACCACCCTGACAGAAAGAGTCACTGTAACAATGACAT GGATCACAGAGATCCagactggctctgtgtgtgagcttcagTCAGATGTCCTGACCTGTTGGTGTGTCAGTGAGGGGTTTCCTTTACCCACCTTCAAATGGCCGCTGCTGCAGGACCACACTCAGTACTCTGTCGTGACCTCTGTGTCAAAGCAGACAGTCAACAGCACTGTTACTGTGAGAAACCATGGTAACACTGCTGTTGAATGTGTGGCCAGTAATGAGAACAGAGAAGTAAAAGCAAACCTCACCATTCAGACAAAGTTGCCTGAGGCCG GTAAATCAGAAGAAATCTTCCAAACTGCTTCAAGGCTGGAAGTCATCATTGCGTTTTTAATTGGAGTCGTTCTGTCAGCAGTTGTTTGCTGTTTGGCTATAAAATGCCACAG aaacaaacagaaaaagtcTGAAAATGTGGATGAGACTATGGAGATGATAATCCCACAAGGCAACATGCTG GTACATGAGAATGGAGCTGTGGACAGAGGGACGACAGACACTGAACTGAACAGTGGCCCAAAAGATGTGGAGTACGCCAGCATTGACTTCTCCCTGCTGAAAAGGATGAGACCCAGCGAGGTGGCAAGGAGGAAGCAAGAGAGCACAGAGACGGAGTACTCTGAAGTAAAGAGGCAGgtaagagaggaaaagaaagaggatgctggagaggaaggagaaacattggagaggaaagaggaggaggtgatggtggaggaggatgaggagaccAGACATTATGTCTCAGAAGAAGAGAACAGAGGGGACGAGGCCGTGTACTCTAATGTGAAGGAAATCATGTACAATAAGGACTGTGTGGATCGATGTGATGGACTGATGATGGAGCGTCATTGTGATTAA
- the LOC114448109 gene encoding sialic acid-binding Ig-like lectin 5, with product MFLLLWTTVLLCEISADTGASVWGQQHCQQQGYCVTLSEGELTAEAGLCVVIPCSFTTIFTPTHVIWYKCKTAEGKCDSNRIFHTDKSQSVQSEFRGRVSLLEPDVSQRNCSIMINDLRESDSGFYQLGVEGTDPFTFISKAAVTVKGLSQKPTVVIPPLTAGQQTTLTCTAPGLCSGSAPDITWSWRGKRNNDSYITGNTTEFKTENVTAGTQRHTSTFNPSAEHHGTEITCTVSFRGDITTEETKTLNVSFVPRILSGSVCELQSHVLTCVCVSEGVPLPTIRWPLLEDHNEFSFITTVSNHTVNSTVTLTVKDNSSTVVECVSSNEAGEVKNQLKFKNESQSAGSVQQCGSCWAVAGLSLTVNLFYTGYVMSLCKNRKKEEPCEEDRTYTSLQRTDKSSEYDVIGQHPN from the exons ATGTTTCTTCTCCTTTGGACCACTGTGCTCTTGTGTGAGATCAGTGCTGACACAG GTGCTTCAGTTTGGGGACAACAGCACTGTCAACAACAAGGATACTGTGTCACTCTCAGTGAGGGAGAACTAACAGCAGAGGCTGGACTCTGTGTTGTGATACCGTGTTCTTTCACCACCATCTTTACACCCACACATGTCATTTGGTACAAATGTAAAACAGCTGAAGGAAAATGTGATTCTAACAGAATATTTCACACCGACAAGAGTCAATCAGTTCAGTCTGAGTTCAGAGGTCGAGTGTCACTTTTGGAGCCTGATGTGAGTCAGAGAAACTGCAGCATCATGATTAATGATCTCAGAGAGTCTGATTCTGGATTTTATCAGCTTGGAGTTGAAGGTACCGATCCATTTACCTTCAtttcaaaagcagctgtcactgtTAAAG GTCTGAGTCAGAAGCCCACAGTGGTGATTcctccactgacagcaggacagcagaccACCCTGACCTGCACTGCTCCTGGTCTCTgctctggatctgctcctgacaTCACCTGGTcatggagaggaaagagaaataATGACTCTTACATCACAGGAAACACCACTGAATTCAAGACTGAGAATGTGACTGCtggtacacagagacacacctctACCTTTAACCCTTCAGCTGAACACCATGGTACTGAGATCACCTGTACGGTCAGCTTCAGAGGGGACATAACTACAGAGGAGACAAAAACTCTCAATGTGAGCT TTGTTCCAAGGATCTTgagtggctctgtgtgtgagcttcagTCACATgtcctgacctgtgtgtgtgtcagtgaggggGTTCCTTTACCCACCATCAGATGGCCGCTGCTGGAGGACCACAATGAGTTCTCTTTCATCACCACAGTGTCAAATCACACAGTTAACAGCACTGTCACCTTGACTGtgaaagacaacagcagcactgtTGTTGAGTGTGTCAGCAGTAATGAGGCTGGGGAAGTAAAGAACCAGCTCAAATTCAAAAATGAGTCACAATCAGCAG GttctgtgcagcagtgtggaTCTTGCTGGGCTGTTGCTGGACTGTCTCTCACTGTGAACCTCTTCTACACAGGCTATGTGATGTCCCTCTG caaaaacagaaaaaaggaggaaCCCTGTGAAGAGGACAGAACCTACACATCACTGCAGAGAACAGACAAATCATCAGAGTATGATGTTATAGGCCAGCATCCGAACTGA